A single Argentina anserina chromosome 7, drPotAnse1.1, whole genome shotgun sequence DNA region contains:
- the LOC126801704 gene encoding hydroxyacylglutathione hydrolase cytoplasmic — MKIHHIACLDDNYSYLIIDESTKEAAVVDPVEPEKVLKAAQEHGAQIKFVLTTHHHWDHAGGNEKIKELVPGIKVYGGSVDNVKGCTNKVDNGDKITLGADTQILSLHTPCHTLGHISYYVTSKEGEEPAVFTGDTLFVAGCGKFFEGTAEQMHQSLCVTLASLPKPTRVYCGHEYTVKNLQFAQTVEPDNAKIKQKLSWAQQQRQAGLPTVPSTIESEMETNPFVRADLPELQEKIGCHNAVDTLREIRQMKDNWRG, encoded by the exons atgaaaatccatcacaTTGCTTGCTTGGACGACAATTACTCATACCT AATCATTGACGAGAGCACCAAAGAAGCCGCGGTTGTGGATCCTGTTGAGCCCGAAAAGGTTCTTAAAGCGGCTCAAGAACACGGTGCCCAAATCAAATTTGTCCTCACCACTCACCACCATTG GGATCATGCCGGTGGAAACGAGAAGATAAAGGAGTTGGTGCCTGGTATCAAGGTGTATGGTGGTTCTGTTGATAATGTGAAGGGCTGCACTAATAAGGTCGACAATGGTGATAAGATTACGCTCGGAGCTGATACTCAAATATTGTCGCTTCACACACCTTG TCACACATTGGGTCACATAAGTTATTATGTGACTAGCAAAGAAGGAGAGGAACCAGCTGTTTTCACCGGGGACACATTG TTTGTTGCTGGTTGTGGGAAATTCTTTGAAGGAACAGCTGAACAGATGCATCAGTCACTATGTGTAACTTTGGCTTCATTGCCAAAACCCACTCGAGTTTATTGTGGTCATGAG TACACAGTGAAGAACTTGCAATTTGCTCAAACAGTCGAACCAGACAATGCCAAGATAAAGCAGAAGTTATCCTGGGCACAGCAGCAGAGGCAGGCAGGTCTTCCAACGGTTCCTTCAACCATTGAGAGCGAGATGGAAACAAACCCTTTTGTGCGGGCAGATCTGCCAGAGCTTCAG GAGAAGATTGGTTGCCACAATGCGGTTGACACCCTCCGCGAAATAAGGCAGATGAAGGACAACTGGAGGGGCTAG
- the LOC126803334 gene encoding uncharacterized protein LOC126803334, which yields MEASPSGNGSGGGGEDRTASFASMQFPALRFFRSPLSFLLDYSGILTPTSSSSSHREGDAEAVTAGVAAADSRPHSPASCSSSGSRNAGEVSIRIIGAGEQEDRGSGDETTTAVHENGGAEGLDSQAGMDERVPLVAPSSSPENEAGEGGNGVEDNSRDAAHQRYDIQQAARWIEQVLPFSLLLLVVFIRQHLQGFFVTIWISAVLYRSNDMVKKQTALKGDRKISFLVGMAVAFMFHVVVVYWWYGNEDLLYPLALLPPKAIPPFWHAIFIILVNDTLVRQATMAFKCLLLVYYKNGRGHNYRRQGQMLTVVEYSLLLYRALLPAPVWYRFFLNKEYGSLFSSLVTGLYLTFKLTSVVEKVQSFFASIRALSRKDIHYGSHATLEQVTTAGDLCAICQEKMHAPILLRCKHIFCEDCVSEWFERERTCPLCRAVVKPADLRTFGDGSTSLFFQFF from the exons ATGGAGGCGTCGCCGTCGGGAAATGGGAGCGGTGGCGGAGGTGAGGACCGGACGGCGTCGTTCGCCTCTATGCAATTCCCGGCGCTACGGTTTTTCCGGTCTCCGCTTTCTTTTCTGTTAGATTACTCCGGTATACTCACGCCGACCTCGTCGTCCTCGAGCCACCGCGAAGGCGACGCGGAGGCGGTGACTGCCGGCGTCGCGGCCGCCGATTCGCGGCCGCATTCTCCTGCGTCCTGCTCCAGCAGCGGCTCAAGAAACGCCGGGGAGGTTTCGATTCGGATCATCGGCGCCGGAGAACAGGAGGACCGCGGGAGTGGTGACGAAACGACGACGGCGGTGCATGAGAATGGAGGAGCGGAGGGGTTGGACAGTCAGGCCGGGATGGATGAGAGAGTCCCCTTGGTGGCTCCGTCGTCGTCGCCGGAAAATGAGGCCGGAGAGGGTGGGAATGGTGTGGAGGATAATTCTAGGGATGCGGCTCACCAGAGATACGATATTCAACAGGCGGCGAGGTGGATTGAGCAGGTTCTTCCGTTCTCTTTGCTCTTACTCGTCGTCTTCATCCGTCAGCATTTGCAAG GTTTCTTTGTCACTATATGGATATCAGCTGTCTTGTATAGGTCAAATGATATGGTCAAGAAGCAGACGGCTCTAAAG GGAGACAGGAAAATCTCCTTTCTTGTAGGCATGGCTGTTGCTTTTATGTTTCATGTGGTTGTTGTTTACTGGTGGTATGGAAATGAAGATCTTTTGTACCCGCTGGCTTTGCTTCCTCCTAAAGCCATACCACCATTCTGGCATgcaattttcatcattttgGTAAATG ATACTTTGGTGAGACAGGCAACAATGGCTTTCAAGTGTTTGTTACTTGTATACTACAAGAATGGAAGAGGGCATAACTATCGTCGACAG GGTCAAATGTTGACTGTTGTTGAGTATTCGCTGCTGCTGTACCGTGCCTTACTACCAGCACCTGTTTGGTACAGATTCTTCCTGAACAAAGAATATGGAAGCCTCTTCTCATCACTTGTTACAGGATTATACCTGACCTTTAAGCTAACATCTGTCGTTGAGAAG gTTCAATCATTTTTTGCTTCTATAAGGGCATTATCACGAAAAGATATTCATTATGGGTCCCACGCAACATTAGAACAG GTAACTACAGCAGGAGACCTTTGTGCCATATGCCAGGAGAAGATGCATGCTCCCATCCTATTGCGCTGTAAACACATCTTCTGCGAGGACTGTGTCTCCGAGTG gtttgagagagaaagaacTTGCCCTTTATGCCGGGCAGTAGTGAAACCTGCAGATCTGCGAACATTTGGGGATGGCTCTACGAGTTTATTTTTCCAGTTCTTTTAG